The nucleotide sequence ATGGTGATATTAAAAATTATTCTGAATTTTCCCTTTCAATTCGTGCTCTGGCTGCATTATATATATTTTGTAAACATTAActattttaatatatttttttttaaaaacagaagttCTTTATTTTTATATACTTGGTGACTCCTGAGCTATTTTTACATAACTTAATCTGGCCCTGGTTATTTCTTTCTGGTAACTCTCTGCTTTAAATCATTAAATTCCAAAATATCTGGGCTTTCCTTTTGCATTTAACTTTGTATTTAAAAATGCATTCGTTTCAACTGCAAATGCTCCCTCTCCCCATTGactcttgcagcacagaaggagtccatttggcccatcgtgcctgtgctggctctttgaaagagctctccaattagtcccactccccccctccccctgctctttaacgcagcgagttgttgtgatctggaacgcgctgcctgaaagggcagtggaagcagattctatagtaactttcaaaaagggcaattggataaatactggaagggggaaaGATTGGCAGGgatatgggggaggggagagggactaattggatcgatctttcaaagagcccgcacaggcacgatgggccgaatggcctcctcctgtgctgcatgaTTCCTCCAAACACAGTCAGGTTTAGATCGTTGCCGTTCTGCGAGTCATGTGCACCTGTCGTGAGGCTTTTGGGACCTTTATTCACCTGGCGTCGGCTCTCAGCGCAGAAAGGTGAAGAGTGTTGGCGAAAGGAGCAATCTTCCTTCAGTTCTGAGCGGACGAAAGTATTTCTTTCAGCCTGGTTGTGACAGGCTCTGCAGTAAGCAAGCACTGCTCAGTGTCAATGCTGATCCGAAACCTGAGATTCACAGCTCTGGAGAGCAAAGCGTACCCTTGTCTAAACGTAAAGTTTATTATTTTAACAAATGCCAGAGTTTACTTGCACCCTAACCAGCCTGCTCGATGAAGCAGATTTTAAAACAGCCTAATTGTCACCTCAGTTTACCACAGAGATTACTGCATGTATAAATTGGAGATTGTAGTAAGGCAACATATTGACAAAATCCTGTTTAAAATTGGTTCTTGGCAAAGTTGTGGGGGGGAATTGATCCTAAGCCTGTTTTTATCATGTATAAAATGTACAGTTATCGAACATTAAAGTTCAGCAAAGCGTTTTCATCAGCTTCATACTTCTGGTTGTGATCAAGAATGGCCACACTTCTCTAATATTCCCCCACTGCTGTCCAAATTTATCTGGCTTTCCACCCATCGTGTCTCTCTCTGCATCCCTTTTTTCATTTCTTTACCTCTCCTCCCCTGTCCCTTCGCTCTTGACCttggtttctctctgtctacccccttccatcttgctctctctccctctcctttctctggtctttctcactctctctctcttccccctcttccttggTCTTgttctcactctctgcctccttccTTAGTCTTgatctctctcccttcccctcctcttGCCTTGCTTTCTCCCTGGATTTTTTCTATTtcccttccttctctccctcctctgtaTTTCCTTCTCCCatctttccctccttcccttctcttCATCCCCTTTCCCTTTATTTGttttcctctatccctctctctttccctgttctctttctctcagtctccctgccctcccagctcccctcccccccccccccccccgcatccctttccctctttctcatTTACAAGTTATCTTGAAGGTATCATTCTGGGTAACAGCAGATTAAAAACAAAGGCTCGAAGCGAGAGGGTGTCAAGGGAAAGTGCAATGGTATTGTGGCCAGCCTGCAGCTGGGCAGCAGCCAGAGCGTCTTCAGATTTCCTAAAGAGGCAAGTGGCTGCGATGCCCCCCACAGTTGAACAGCACGGCGACACTCAGTCTGAAGTTGGACAGGGAGGCTGTGCCAATTGGCTACCTTTGGGCAGCTGCAGGACGCAGTGAGAGCCTTCAGGAGCGGAGTGGGGTGCGATTAAGGTAAGAAAAAAAAAACACCCTTGCACCCCTTTAAATAATGCTCCAGGCGTTGAAGCGACTAAGCCCGCCCCTTCACCGCTACCGTTGGTTCTGATTTGTGACTAGATTCCGGGTGTTGATTGGATATGAGCTGTGCCAATCACTGAGGGGCGGGGAAACATGCAAAAGAACCGCTTGTTGATTGGTTTGCTTTGTGACTGACAGGTGTTACTCAGGACAAAACTGCCGCTCCTCCCGCCCTTCGCACAGCTCAGGCGACTGGCTGGTTCAAGTGTCGCTCAAGTCAAGGCCCGCCTTCTCCTACCTCTGGTTGGGTGATTTACCGAGCGTCGCAAGGTTCATTGGTCCTTTTGGGTGTCAGTCAATATTAAGCCCACCCTCTTATGACGCTACCTGGTTTCCGTGGCCTCCTCGAACTGTTCCTTTCACTGATTGGCTAATGATAGTGTCAATCAGGTTAGGACAGCAATCCGACTGGGTGTGACCGGCTGAGCGGTGCAGTAATTGATTGGTTAAGTGTTGTGGCAGTCAAGTTGAGACCACGCCCATGCCTCGCCCCTGTTGGCTACCTGCGTGAGTGACAGGATGAAGCGGACGGCGATTGGTCCTGAAGAGTGGGAGGGCGGGACAAGGCCTTTATCACCAGAAGAGCAGGCGGTGGCGGTGGGTCTGAGGAGAGTTGGTAAGTGGCGGTTGGGCGATGAGGTTGTTTTGGCGGTGTGGGGGGGCCCGAGGCAACAGTGGAGGCGTTCAGGGAAACGGGTCTCAGCCCCACTGGGTGCTCGAGTCTGACAGCACTGCCCCTCCCCCAATCTGGGGGGAATTCCCCTCCCCCCACAGggacactcactcccctcccccaatctggggggactctttcccaccccccacccccaagacctgggtgcaacccccaccccccacagggtcactcactcccctcccccaatctggggggaattcccctccccccacagggacactcactcccctcccccaatctggggggaattcccctccccccacagggacactcactcccctcccccaatctggggggactcttttccccccccccccacccccaagacctgggtgcaacccccccccctccccaccccccacagggacactcactcccctcccccaatctggggggattcccctccccccacagggacactcactcccctcccccaatctggggggactcttttcccccccccccacccccaagacctgggtgcaacccccaccccctccccaccccccacagggtcactcactcccctcccccaatctggggacactttcccccccccgccccccgcaacaggaggggggggggcggggggaccaatatttatccctcaaccaacatcactaaaaaaaaaatgaattagatcattatcatattactgttggtggaatcttgctgtgcgcaaattggccgcgacatgacaacagtgaccacacttcaaaaaaaaaagtgcttcattggctgcaaagcgcattgagacatcctgaggtggtgaaaggcgctacagaaatgcaagttctttcaataCTCCTTCTCTCCCGCTCAGGCCAGCTGCTTCCTCCATTGGCCCCCGAATGTTCGGGATCAGGACCCTCCTGGGCCCCATCGTAATCGCGTCGTCTCACTACGTTGCCCGCCGCACTGGACTGGGAGCCGTCCAGGCGCAGGACTTCCTCCGCCCCAACCTGCGGTGGCGGGTGCTACCCGGACAAATGGATCCCAACTGTTCTGCTTTGGGCACCAAATCGGTGAAATACCTCGGGTAAGTTGGCCTGACAGGGGTCTTCTGAATGAAGCAGAGGGTTTGAACATCGCCAGCTCTTGAACTCTTGATCCTGAGGCAGCTGGAATACAAAGAGCTAAATAGTGATGTTACAGTTATATAGAGCTCTGCTCagacccccatctggagtaactgggttcagttccgggccccgcacctcaggaaggagatattgtccttggagggggtgcagagcagattcaccagaatgatcccggggatgaaagggttaaattacgaggacaggtcacacagactgggcttgtattccccttgagtgtagaagattaagggggtgatctaatcgagggggtttaagatgattaaagtatttgatcgggtcgatagagagaaactatttcctctggtgggggggagggggagtccagaacaagggggcagaaccttaaaattggagccaggccgttcagggggtgatgtcaggaagcacttcacacaaaggggagtgggaatctggaaaaccctcccccaaaaagctgtcgaggccggggggaaatttccaaactgagatggatagatttttgttgaattAAGGGTGACAGAACCAAGGcggggagttgagatacagatcagccctgatcaggttgaatggcagaacaggctcgaggggctgaatggcctccttcggctcCTACGCACCTGTTAAGGTGGGTGGGTTggcagggggagggtgggaggagttTATTTGATAACAAGGAGGCGTGGATAACCCATTGGCATCCACCAGTCGGGCTCACAGCGCAAGAATGGGCCGCTTGGCAAAGGCGTCTGCTGCTGCCCCTGAAACCaacctaacccccccccccccccaacccctgctaGGAAGAATCCGTACCATTGGCGGAAGGAGGGTAAAATGTGAGAGTTGAGGGTGGCATTGTTGCTTTTATCTCCCCTCTCGAGCAGGAACAGTGGGTCAGTTGTTGAACCCCAGGGTGGCGTACAGAGGACAAAAAGAAAGCGGTTCTGGGGCTGTCCAACAAGTGGGATAGGGTGTATAGAAGCAGACTGTTCCCAGTAGTGGAGGAGTGTAGCGCAGTAGGCCCCACCCACCGTCCCTCACTGCCCTTTCTAGCCCCCTTCAACAGATCAAACTCAGCCACCGACGTGTGCtgagggagaggcgggggggggggggattgctaGCCAACGTCCCGCTCTACCTGTGCAGCTGCTGTGACCTCTGTGTTTCTCTCGCCCCGCAGTCAGGAAGAGGCCCAGGCCATTGACCAGGAGCTGTTCAATGAGTACAAGTTCAGCGTGGACCAGCTGATGGAGCTGGCAGGCTTGAGCTGTGCATCCGCCATTGCGAAGGTAGGTGACCTCGGAATCACCTGTTTTTGCGCCCAACTATCCACCTCCCCGCTAGGCAGCCATGTGGGCACTCAGAGCCCACCAACAGGGCGCACCAATACAGCTTCCTCACTATCCCACCAGGGAGTGCACCCCCCCCAGTGCTAACTGCTGATCTATCACCTCCCTGCGTCATCAGCCATGCAGGCACATGGTTTATtgattgtgtaaaaaaaaaagttgaacaTTTCGCTCTCAGCaggactcacttctctctctccatctttcaggCCTATCCCCTCTCGTCTCTTCGGAAACAAACCCCGACCGTGTTGGTATTGTGTGGACCAGGGAACAATGGCGGAGATGGGCTTGTGTGCGCAAGGCACCTCAAACTCTTCGTAAGTTCacgcaccctctacactgtccccatcaaacactcccaggacaggtacagtacggggggttagatactctGCTTGAATAATGAGTGAAAGTTATGCTGCAATTGTCTAAAGATTAGGTCAGACCCCACCTGgagtgactgggttcagttctgagcCCCGCACcttggatatattggccttggagggggtgcagagcagattcaccagaatgatccctgggctgaaagggttaaattacgaggacaggtcgCACAGACTAGGCTTGgattccctcgagtgtagaagattaaggagtgatctaatcgagggggtttaagatgattaaaggattcgatagaaataaaaacagaaaatgctagaaatactcgagcaggtcaggcagcatctgtggggagaaaaacagagttaacgtttcaggcctgtgacctttcatcggaacgggGAGTAGTTAGAAATTAAACAGGTTTTGAGCAACTGAGAGCGGGAGTGGGAGGAGGGTAGGAAGAAGAAcataagggaaggtctgtgataggatgggcagaaggagagattaaatgacaaccgagccaaagggagtggtaatgagacaaaTAAAGAAaccaaagatgtgtctagaggaggtgtgaatggcagaataatgaacaactgccATTCGAAAGTGAAAAGAAGAGTAaaaactgaaacctgcaaagaaaaaggaaacacaaTTTGGACACAAAATGGGGTAGATCAAGAGAAGCTATCTCCTCGAGTTGGggattccagaacaagggggcattgaatggtgggacaggctcaacggaggggctgaatggctctgCATTCTGCTACCAACCGTTACTCGTACTGCAGCCACCATCATCGTGTGACCGAGTTTGTTCGTTTCTGCTGGGTCAGATAGTCAATTTGTCCGGGTTGCAGACTTGCCCCCAACCGCTGGGGCTGGATGGAGCACCTCTGTCCCCCCGCCACTTCCCAGTTAGCAGGTCCAGCTCTGTGTAGGATACGGCCGTGCAAAGTGCTGTCTGGTCATTTGTACCTCGTTCCACCCTCGACGTTAACGTTCTCTCCTTTCACAGGGCTACGAACCTAGCATCTTCTACCCAAAGCGCCCAAGCAAGCCCCTCTTCCAGGCCCTCACCGCCCAGTGCCAGAAAATGGGCATCCCCTTCCTGACGGAGTTCCCTTCAGAGGTAAGAAACTCGGCGTGCACCAGACACGGCCCAGACCCTGTCACCACCCACTGTTCCTCAATGCTGTGGCTGCTACAGCGGGTCAGAGGCTTAGTATTCTGTGgctagtggctcacctcctgactccccaaagcctgtccaacatctaccgtcgggggtgtgatggaatactcgcccagttcggctccaacaactctcaaagaAGTCAACACCGAccacgacaaagcagccctcttgaccagcaccccatccaccacccggaGGATGGTGATCTGGAGAGGAATCTTTGATCAATGTTTTCCTCCCAAAGCCCCGGGCCAACTGATCTGAGATGCTCTAACTCAGTGCGGTCTGCACTTAGGGCCTTGCTGGCCTGTGTCCTGTTGCCCAGCGAGGGTTACATTGAcgtctgctgccgaaaccctcatccatgcctttgttacctccagacttgactatcccaGTGCTCCCCTGACCGACCTCCCacattccaccaccaccacccccccccccacccgatttCCATCACTCTgcagtcggtggccgtgccttcagctgcctgggccctaaggaaTCGTAGAATTGTTacggcacaggagcaggccattcagcccgtcgtgtccatgccagcactcAGCAAGAGCAGCCTTTTCCCTCGAATTTCCCTCCCTGAACCcctctccacctttaagacgctccttaaaaggtaattctttgactaagctttcagtcacctggtctgaatacctccttatgtggctcggtgagaAATCCTGTCTGATCATGGCCCCTGTGACATGCCCCGGGGCATTTTACTGTGATTAAATGAGCTGGAGTGATGCAAGTTGAGGCTCAGTGTCACTTCTCTGTCACTTGACAGCCACTCTTCATCGACGAAGTGTACAACCTGGTCGTCGACGCCATCTTCGGCTTCAGCTTCAAAGGGGAGGTGCGCCAGCCTTTTGCCACCATCCTGGGCACCCTGGAGGCGGTGACTGTGCCCATCGCCAGCGTGGACATCCCGTCAGGTGAGTGCAAGAGATGGTGGTGACTGACGGGCTTCACAAACAGAAGCGTCGAGTACGAGCGCAAGCAAGTTAGGCTAAAACTTTGTAAATGGCTGGTTCAGCCCCAGTTGGGAGTATTGATCCCAGGGATGAGAGACTGCTGTTCtgtggagaaactagagaagctgggattgttctccttagagcttgggacttgggtgtccttgttcatgagtcactgaaagctaacacgcaggttcagcaagcaattaggaaggcaaatggtatgttggccttcattacaagaggatttgagtacaggggtaaagacgtcttgctgcaattatacaaggccttggtgaggccacacctggaatattgtgtgcagttttggtctccttatctgaggaaggatgttcttgctatagaggaagtgcagcgaaggttcaccagactgattcctgggatggcgggactgacgtatgaggagagattgagtcggttaggattatattcactggagttcagaagagtgaggggggatctcatagaaacctataaaatactaacaggatttgacagggtagatgcaggaaggatgttcccaatggtgggggagtccagaaccaggggtcatagtctaaggataaggggtaaacctttcaggactgagatgaggagaaatttcttcacccagagagtggtgagcctgtggaattcactaccacagaaagcatttgaggccaaaacactgaatgttttcaaaaaggagttagatatagctattGGAGCGAAAGGGATTAAAGGATATGGGAGgaaatgggaacaggttactgagttggatgatcagccatgatcataatgaatggcggagcaggctcgaagggcctactcctgttttctatgttccaATGTTtctattatgaagggttttgatggtgtggatagggagaggagaggaaaaggaggagggtCACCTTAACTTAAGCGGAAGAGTGAAGAATGTTTGCACTGTGTTCTGGAATGGGTCGATGGGGACCAGCAGCATATACAGGTTTGAGAGGTGGTTGGATGTGTTCCTGGTGACGGGGCTATGTTGAGTAGATGGGTGGGTAGATGCGAGATGGGGTGTTCGGGATCGTTCAGCCGCGTTGACCACGTTTCGAGCATCTGATGCCTTGTTGTGACGCcaatctcccgtctctctctctccggcagGTTGGGATGTGGAGAAAGGCAGCCCCGACGGGATCCAGCCCGACCTGCTAATCTCCCTCACCGCGCCCAAGAAAGCCGCCGCCCACTTCCACGGGCGCTACCACTTCCTGGGCGGCCGTTTTGTGCCGGCAGCACTGGAGCAGAAGTACAACCTGAACCTCCCCGACTACCCTGGCACTGAGTGCATCCTCCAGCTGCTGTAATACCTCCAGCCCTGCAGGGGGCCCTCGGCGCCAGCGGACAGTGTATTGGAGggtttcccccctccccaccccaccaccctccccgTTGAGAGCCGGGGCTACTCCCACTCCTGGACAGTCTCGCATTCATACTCTCTCTGATCTCCAACTATCGCTTGGGCATTTAGATCACAGGGTGGGTTTCGGGAGGGTGCAGTTTATAAAATCTGCCGGTGTCTTTCGCTGCTTGTTGAGGGGCAGGAGCCCAGGATCCAGTGAGCAGCACATCAGCAGAGACGCTCTGAATTAAAAAGCTCTTGCTTATAACCGAGACCGTGGAATCACACagctacagaaggaggccattcgacccatcgtgcttgtgctggctgTTTAAaagattagtcccattcccccccactgctctttttcccccttcaagtatttatccaattccccccttttgaaagttactattgaatctgcttccaccgccctttcaggcagcgcgttccagatcacaacaactcactgcgttaaaaaaaaaaattctcctcctctcccccctctggttcttttaccgattatcttcaatctgtgtccctctggttaccgaccctcctgccaatggaaacagtttctccttatttactccatcgaaacccttcctgattttgaacgtcTCAACTAAACCTCCTGttaaccttccctgctctcatGAGAACAATCCCCAGCTTCCCTATCTTTCCACATCCCAGGGTAACATTCTTAAATCCACACTCGAAGTCCTCCttaaaagtgtggtgtccagaattggagttGGATTTTCGTGAGCTCCTGCTGAAAGGAATCAGTGAGCTGTCCGAaatctctcgtgtgtgtgtgtgtgtgtgtgtgtttccgttCGTGCGGGCTAGGGGTTAACAGGACCCTCGCACGGAGCCTGATTGGGTACGTTTGATAGCGTGGTCCTGAATACCACAGGGATTCTGCTGTTACAGCGCCGGAGGCAGTTAGTCTGAACTGTTAACGGGACAACTGCACAATAAAAGGAGTGAGAGATGGTTACTGTCGTCTCAGACTTCCAGCGTTTCTTCAACCCTGCCCGCTCAAAAATATGACCATTTCAAaaagggggggttggggggggtattTACTCTAAACAAGGGAGCACCGCTCTCTCTCCAGGACTACACACACATACCTAACCCACTGCTGTGTAGTCACTGACGTCTACACAGTGACAGATTCATTTGGAACGCTTCGACAGCAGTGCTATGGGCACTGCCAGAGGTTCTGGCTTCCACGTATGCAGTTTAAACTAATGGCAAGTCTTCCTGTTCAGGCGGGCAcagaagatcccacagccactaatcAAAGAGCAGGGGTATGCTCCCTCGGTCCTGGCCAACATCCCTCCAGCAGCTCACCTTGTTTAAtctcattgtgggatcttgctgtgcactagggTTCCCTGCGTTACACCCTTcagaaagtactccattggctgcaaagtgctttggcagattttggggggggggggggggggggggggggggggcgtgacaGGTGCTTTCCCCTGCCGTCCTATAACAGGGTTCAGCAAGGAATCGCAATCCGTGGTGGGGTTTGAACACATGGTTCTCGATCATTAGCTTAGGCCTCTGGAATACAGAATCACAGTgcagaaaaggaggccattcggcccatcgtgtctgcacaggctctccgaatgagcaatgcaC is from Heterodontus francisci isolate sHetFra1 chromosome 46, sHetFra1.hap1, whole genome shotgun sequence and encodes:
- the naxe gene encoding NAD(P)H-hydrate epimerase → MFGIRTLLGPIVIASSHYVARRTGLGAVQAQDFLRPNLRWRVLPGQMDPNCSALGTKSVKYLGQEEAQAIDQELFNEYKFSVDQLMELAGLSCASAIAKAYPLSSLRKQTPTVLVLCGPGNNGGDGLVCARHLKLFGYEPSIFYPKRPSKPLFQALTAQCQKMGIPFLTEFPSEPLFIDEVYNLVVDAIFGFSFKGEVRQPFATILGTLEAVTVPIASVDIPSGWDVEKGSPDGIQPDLLISLTAPKKAAAHFHGRYHFLGGRFVPAALEQKYNLNLPDYPGTECILQLL